The genomic window ACAGAGTATTACCAAAAGACCAAGTTACCATCTACTAGTATATACAGACCCCCTGTTTAAACCGTGGCGCTTAAATTCATCTCTGGATATTACTATGTACTAACTATGTATCAAATCAGGACCATAACTATACGCAATTACGTACCTATAGCAAACCAGCtaaaaacaaaagcataaataaataccaatcacaatactttatttaaatatcgaaCATCACCAGATCCATCGAGAATGAGCTCCGGCAGCAAGTGGCCGAAGCTCGCACGAAGCTGGCCAGCTTCAAGCCACACCTGGCCATAGTGCAGGTTGGAGGACGAGAGGACTCCAATGTGTACATCAGGATGAAGCTGCGGGCTGCTGAGAATATCGGCATCTCTGCTGAGCACCTGAAGCTGCCGCGTGATATTACTGAGTCTGAGGTAAGAACGAAACatagaagaataaaaatacctaGGCCAAAATGCTATGATTATAATACACACTGCTTCGATTAATGTATCTAAAGATAGGTACCGTAGGTATATCGGTTCTTGGGTTttgtattttagaaaaaaaacggtTACGATCTCATTATCGACTTTTGAGTCCTGTTTTCTGTGGCTTACCTATTATGTTATTAACTGTGTATAGGATAGGTAAAATTTCTTAAAATATCTGCCTTTCATCGACTAAGTTCAGCGCCTTTTTCAAAGAACATTGCAACGAATGTCTTATAGGGGATTTTATGTTGTTATCCAATATTAGTAAGGCGATTTGGGTGATTGGCGACAACGCTGGATTGACCACCTAAACAATAAATACGAGTTCTATAACTACTTATTTTCCGCCcgaaactataaaaataagatCTAAATCTTTGGCATGCTACAAATTTCATAATACACCATGGTATAATCGTTTCTTACTACCCATGTAACAATATCATTTCCATTGTCACACCTTGAACTATTGACATCGCGATAACTCTTATCGTTTGcttaattcaaaataaactgtttacTGTTTTCTTAGACTGACGTAATAATATTAATCTTGTGTTACAAGTAGaaattatacctaagtatatgtaggtactctttATATGTACCTAATGAACACTTTCATTTGATAACATGTACACAGATTATGAACTTTAATTGAAGAAAAGTTGTTTATGTAGATGATCCAATGAGAAGATTATATTGCCATTGAATGATAGATAAGTCTATAATGTTTATCTACTTACTTATAAACTTTCTGTTTTCACTTTATAGTATTAGATTACATTGGGTATTACATATCATAGGGTTATATTGCGGTTTATTGTCCCTCATGTGGTAACGTTTCTGAAGTAGAAACGTAATCCAGAATATTCTATCGATGACAATTATTATGCGCAGATAATAATATCATCGTTAATTGGCAACCAAGCAACCATAAAGATTTGTTGCATCATCTAACTAGCTGGTTTAGAATTAACTATTATCGTGTGGACTAGTCTTCTATCTGGCAAATTGGTACCTAggtcacagattactaaatagttccTGCGTAACATAGGTTCCTACTGAATAGCTAGTAGACGCAACAATGACTTGAAACACCTTATTTCAAGTCCAAGTAATCATAACGTCGATAAGGACTTAAGTCAGAGTCAGTCAAATCAACCAAGTACAAGTTTCTTATCCACCTCTTTGTTGACACAGCTGCTGGCGAAGATCACAGAGCTGAACGAGTCTCCGTACGTGCACGGCATTATCGTGCAGATGCCCTTGGACTCGGAGCACCCCATCGACGGACACAGGATCACAGACTCCGTGGCCGCCGATAAGGATGTCGATGGGTAAATATACGTCAttgattaaataagtattttatggtAAATACTATGATAAGGACTTATAAAAAAGTTTGAGTTCTAGCCTTTTCTCATCTGTGTTGGATGTTGTTCAACTGGTACACAATATATCGTTATCGAAACATTTGCGCTAAAAATAGTGTAATTgaatttcaatgaaaataaaaatccacATATAAACTTAATCATCAattttacataagtatttttttattgtaaaatatgtcTCATAACATCTATTCCTACTGTTTCCACCAGCTTAAACACCATAAACGAGGGTCGTGTAGCAGTAGGGGACCTCTCAGGTTTCGTACCCTGCACGCCAGCTGGCTGCGTGGAACTCATCAAACGAACTGGCGTGCCCATCGCCGGGAAGAATGTGGTCGTGCTGGGCCGCAGCCGCATTGTGGGCACACCAGTCTCCGAGCTGCTGAAGTGGGAACATGCCACGGTGACCGTCTGCCACTCCAAGACTAAGAACTTGAGTGAGATTGTAAGTtagttattcatttgttttgagtgCTGGTAGGTACTACATATAGGTAGTCTTatataatctgcctagcctttcccgcTTTTTTAGGGTCTGTTTCCagtcggatgtagctgagtaggtaccagacTTCTACATGGAgagactgcccatctgacctcctcaatccagatacccaggcaacccaataccccttggtatcTTCTCTCTTCCTTGATAGTTATTTATAATCTAGCTAGCATACGTTCTTTCTGGAACTATCGAGCTAATATTTGACATGCGAAGCAGAAATTGGCTAAGCAGCCTTTTTTTGCATACTTACGGAAGTTCCTAATTTTAATtctgacattattttgttttgttaggaTAAATAACTGAGTATTGATGCTTATGTATTTGTGTTGCTCTACAGACAAAGACCGCCGATATCCTGGTGGTAGCCATCGGTAGAGCCGAGATGGTGCGTGGCTCTTGGATCAAGCCTGGTGCGGTTGTCATTGACTGCGGCATCAACCCCATTCCTGGTACGTTACAAACGAAATATGCCTTCtttgtacctaataaatagCTCAGAAGATACGGATCAACATTGTGTTACCAAACAGAAACGTCTGCTATGGAAGCAGAATTTTCTGGCATTTGCTGTGGAAGCTAGCTTATATATTAACATCATAAGTATAACTTGTATAACACCCAAGTAACACAGTAAGAAGTTACAAACAATTTGCCGGCTGTGTTGGACAGTCGAGGAAAGACTAGCCCCATGAATAAATACGTCATCATAGACACTGAACAATGGTTCACCACCACTACTTCAGCAGCCAGTCATAAAATATTGATGTTTGTAGTAAATGTGTAACGAGGTGACAATAGACGGAACAGTCGGCCGAAACATAACAATGTTCGGTCACCGGCCAGTGCTCCACCAGTCTGATAAGCTCGCAGTGTAAACATTTCCATTTAAACTATACCACTGAAATGGCCAATAACTCAAACGTTATTCATTACCGGAAAATTAGTTTTCTTTCATAGTTTACTTGTTGGAGTGGTTTCTGCAGAATTGTTTGGTCTATCAggacgtttatttttttaaggtatAGACcggttaattattttaatttcatttccgTCACATTTCACTTTTACGTGTAGTGCAGCGATAGGAGAAATTTTGGTGTGACGTGAAACTAATATTAGGTGGTGGTTTTAAATAGGACCTGTATCGAATAATTAAGAAGTGGTACTGATAACAGTCTgattattttatcataattaacaTCCAAGAATGGTTTACGTAGCAGTTGAGAATAAGACTTATAACTCCTGAAACGACTGAGCTGTTCAACTTTTGATTTTCATCCGTCTAGCTGGCATTTTGAATATTAGTGCAACTATAGAAGCCTTTGTTCTTAAAGGTGTCGTCATTCCTAAGTCTCTACGGAATTCAGTCGCTTTTATTACCATAtatgaagaataaaaatacaccCCAGGTGGCGTATTTTCTCTAATTTGTCAAAACTTTTTAAACCAATTTAGTTCCATATTAGAAATGGCGGCGGAACTTCTCTAATTTGTCAAACCTTCTTAGACCAATTTAGTTCGATATTCGAAATTCTCGTTGATCAGACGCAACAAAGAAGAGCGGTCAGCGTCTAGTAGGCGACGTTGCCTATGCGGAGGCGGTGCAAGTGGCGTCGCACGTGACGCCGGTGCCGGGCGGCGTGGGCCCGATGACGGTGGCGATGTTGATGCGCAACACCGTGCAGGCCGCGCGCCGTCAGCTCGACCGCTTGCTGGCGCCCGCCTGGCCGCTTAGACCGCTCAGGATTACGCCGCTTTCGCCTCCGCCCAGGTAATTGTACATTTTCATTTGTGAATATGTTATTTAAGGTAAAagttaagaaattaaaaagtgtaataataattattaaattaaatcttttgAGAAGCACAGGTTTAATAGcctttcaaaaataagaaaaactggCACTCCAAAGTCTGATAGTATTTAAAAAGAACATGGGAGAACTTGGGGACTTTTCAAAGGAAAATTACGCTTGTAGTCGTTTGAAGCACATTTAAAGTATAGTTATTCAACCAGGGTATATTCCTctcagaaaaaaattaagagcGTGTGCAAATTTTCATcgtaatcgaagaccgggaagtgggtcaaattaagattccatgattttcttacatacatagttagttacaagtgaagctaatacaagcgtgttgaaaaaatatattaaatcgcCATAATGCTTATGGTGATCTTGATGAGGACAATATTAACCTGACCCGAACACAAACCTTTAAATAGCATATAACTCCAACTCACCATTTCACCTTCCAGTGACATCCTGATCGCCCGTTCGCAAAAGCCCAAGGACATAAGTGAGCTAGCTCACGAGATCGGACTGTTCTCCAATGAGGTGTCCCAGTACGGACGCACTAAGGCCAAGATCTCGCTGTCGGTGCTAGATAGGCTGCACAGCCAGAAGGGCGGCAAGTACATCGTGGTGGCTGGGTAAGTAATACAGGCTTATATATTCGcgtttgtagtaaaatatatctatcataataaaattttagGTTAGTTAGAGTGGCGTAAAAGGGGATTCTATAAGCAGAGTTTCTTTTGGTGACCTGTAACTTAAAATGCTGAGAGTTAAACCAACCTGCTCATTTACTATGTAATCCTTCTCGGTGTCACTCGCGCATGTCAAAATTGAACATCAATTGCATTGTTTCACATGAAACAGCCGCAATTTTTGTACCTAATGGAGTTCGTAGCTTCCAAGTACTGATTGATGAAGAAAACATATGAAAGGACAAAAGTGTTGGTCACCTCGCGGACGGCGCACCATGAACCGCAAATTCCCAGCAATTGAATAGTCTGAATTTATGCTCATTGGCTCATAACAATAGATTCGCTACCATTCAGCGGGTCTATGTAAACACCATTAACAACCTCTACCTACATCATAATTTTCTTTGCACAGTATCACCCCAACACCCTTGGGAGAAGGCAAGAGCACCACGCTTCTAGGTCTGGTGCAGGCACTATCAGCACACCGCGGCCGCAACTCCTTCGCCGTGATGCGCCAGCCCAGCCAGGGTCCCACCTTCGGAGTCAAGGGTGGCGCTGCTGGTGGTGGTTACTCCCAGGTTTGTAGGAATTTATGTGAAAGTTTTTGTGACTTATGGCATTTTTCAAAGGTAAAACGCtatttttgataattaatttatgCGTAATCTGTAGACAGTAGCGTAACAGATTTgactatgaaaataaaaattacattgcGCAATGGTTTTGAGATATTGCGCAACTTTTGCgcaaaatttatattaattgcGCAAAGTTTTACACGCTTCCATTTTCCTTGGGCAGGTTATTCCCATGGAGGAGTTCAACCTTCACTTAACGGGTGACATCCACGCCGTCACCGCAGCTAACAACCTCCTTGCTGCTCAAATGGACGCCAGGATCTTCCACGAGCTGACTCAGAAGGACGGACCCCTGTACGACCGACTGGTCCCCAAGATCAAGGGAGTCAGGAAATTCTCCCCCATTCAGCTGAGGAGGCTGAAGCGATTGGGCATCACTAAAACAGACCCCGACACTTTGACGGAGGGAGAGAAGTCCAAATTCGCTAGGCTGAACATTGATACTAATAAGATTATGTGGAACAGGGGTAAGGTTCTTGAAATAAATATCAGAGGTATTCACACAAGAGATAACACTTTAGCACAACTTGgttgtataataaattattggaaAGATCCATTACAAGAGAaacgcaaacaaaaaaaaaaaaacaaaaaaaaaatacaaaaattaaacaaGAATAAATTCGTACGTCATAAATTTATAACACCTAACTTTTTGCTACCCAGTACCTAACATTTTGCCCGAAACAATATGCGATGAAAACAAAGCCTGCACATACATCGACCACATAAGGGCTAAACTAATTCAAAatgtttaacttttactttattacCTTCAACCAATTGTCTTACAAATGTATGCGACTATTCGATGGCATAACCAAacttctaaattaaaatattttttcttctagtTGTGGACTTAAATGACAGGTATCTCCGTAAGATCACAGTTGGACAATCCCCTACTGAGAAAGGCTTCACCCGCGAGACCGCTTTCGACATCTCCGTGGCGTCAGAAATTATGGCTATCCTCGCTTTGGGCAAAGATGTCGACGATATCAAGGAAAAGTTAGCTAACATGGTGGTTGCTCTGGATAAGAGCGGCAACCCTGTTACTGCTGATGATTTGGTAAGTCCAAGATATCTATGAAAAGTTAAGTGATTTGAGGGCAAGTTCTACCTAGCCGTACGAGGTTACCACAATACCACTTGAAGTtatgtaatttaaaacttttctgTTAACATTTATTCGGACTAAGAAGACTCGTGTtgaaaaaagaaggaaaaaagttaaaagctagaaagtctgataaccttTGTATCCCGGAATTTGATCCcgtttgattttgattgatttttattcAGTGTCTGCAGATCATAAGCTTTAAAAATGCaacttaatattttcttgtgAAGAAAGAATTCTTGATTTCAAAAGACTGTCACCCAGTTCCCTATAGTTTGTTGGTGTTAATTTTTGCTCTAATTTCTTCTCCCACCAGGGTATGACGGGAGCACTTTTAGTCCTTCTCCGCGACGCGTTCGAACCGACCCTCATGCAGTCTCTGGAAGGCACCCCTGTCCTGGTGCACACGGGACCCTTCGCCAACATCGCTCACGGCTGCTCCTCCATCCTGGCTGATAAGATCGCCATGAAACTGGCCGGAGAGAATGGTTATGTGGCCACGGAGGCTGGATTCGGATCTGATATTGGTAAGACTTTTTTATTGGTACACATCGTAGGAAAGCAAGGAATATTATCGTTGATTTTGGCACTTTTAATAACATGGGCGAGTGACAGTTACATGAAAAAAGATACCCCTTATTTAAAACACGCTAAAGAACAGAAATGTAAGAAGTCATTTGAAGGGGCCTGGTACTTTCCATCCTTCCTTTTTTTCTCCCCGAGTGCGTATCATATTTGCAAAATTTACTTTGGGAACATACAacagtctgtttttttttatcgaaagGCTCAGTGCTTCTTCATCATCGTTATGGTGGCGAATTCTTCGTGATTTATCTAGCTGattgataatattttaccaTAGTAAGCCCGAAAAGTTTCATATAATTGTTACCTATAcgtattattattgtgtttgagCAACTAAGGACCATTATCCCCAGGTATGGAGAAGTTCTTCGACATCAAGTGTCGTGCGAGCGGCGACACTCCGCACTGCGCGGTGATCGTGTCCACCGTGCGGGCGCTGAAGATGCACGGCGGCGGCCCGCCCGTCTCCCCGGGGCAGCCGCTACATGACGTCTATGTGCAGGTGAGGATGAACTGGCAATAGGAATGTTTTGCTTCTTGAGTGAGCTGTAGGTTTACCACGTCAGAGGCCGCCAGGTGGAGTTGAGAAAACTCGGATACTACCCGACGTTCCATCTAtctgtttatttacttactaaagatagaattttgacaatAGTCCCATTCAAGTAATGTCGAAATCTGTGTACACTATTACTGAagctaaattatataatattaatactacttaacttacacagtcgccaattacTTACGCTCTGTATGAAAGAAGTTTATCTCTTCACCAAATGTGCTCGTCAAGCGATACATTGCGTTTGCTTTTAGACTAGGAACTTCACTTCACGTAGTCACTGTGGACCTAATTTACTTTTGAAGTCAAAACTTTTTTCtcctttttatgtattttgttttgtaaatacttccttatgtactaccccaaTGTAATCGCGACGTACATGCTCTTATGTGCTCCACCTACATAACTTCTCTCTAGGTGCTAATGACAATGCGTCACtaaaatactttgaaaaatCCAAATTcctaaaaagttttttgtaaacattatttatgGATACCAGGTAAGGTAgtgattatataaaaaataaaacaccaaaatGATGTTGACGTTGTACGAATCGGTTGTTTACTACCACAAACCTAAATTCCAATTTGAATGatctataaaactttacctTGATTCTAATTTGAGATTAATACGAATTCTTACAGAACGGTTTTAAGTGTAAATTTTATGGGTTTAGACGGCGAGCACGTAACCATAAATTTATGGTATAAAATAGTATAAATAGTGAAATGGTTTATTTTGCAGGAAAATGTGGAGCTGCTGAGCAAAGGTCTGTGCAACTTGGGTAAACACATCAGCAATGGGAACAAGTTTGGAGTGCCAGTTGTGGTGGCTATCAACAAACACGGGTCAGTTGGCATTCATTTATTTAGTAGTACTTTTCGCATACAATTTATTTAGTACTAGCTGCGTTTCATGTGCGTCCTGAGGTAATTTCTTCCCGTACCCacacaaaatatagcctgtgtttcTCGGGGATATTCTAGCTTTAcaacaatgaaatatttgttGTTCGTAATGGTAATACCGTAACTATCGAAACAAACATGCAAAAACGATACTAGAGAATacctctttataaaattagtttgGATGATTAACGCTTTGAGTATTCACTATCAATCTACCCACAGCTTATATTTACATTAGATAGCAATTTACtgcgtaaaatattacaaaatgaaGCAACGCAGTCGTGTGGgaagcaataaaaatgtttcgctTGGGAAGTCCGCCAATAGACCGTGCAATTAGTCTATTGATAAGTTCTAGTAAATTGACAATTGTTATTGAGAACAGCGGGTTTTTCATTGATATAGTTCGCAACTCATTGAATAGTCTTGAGTTTTGTGacatacctataaataattacCATGTCAGAAATGATACTCTGATCGCATTATGCACTTTCGATCgctatttcataaataaagtcttaaaattatttttaagttacatGTTCTGCCCTCTGAAAAACGCTCACAAAAGCGACTTCAACTACTGacaaaacaaataggtacacaTTACATAGAAAAACACTACTATACTTAGTGTCAAAAATTACGACGATTAGTGTTACGACGCAAATACGAGAAATGTAGCTAACAAATTCATAACTCTTCCAGAAACGATACACCCGCCGAACTGAACTTGGTGAAAGAATTCGCGACCAAGAACGGCGCGTTCAGGGCTGTGGTATGCGAGCACTGGTCCAAGGGCGGTCTCGGAGCCCTGGAGCTGGCTGACGCTGTCATCGAGGCCTGCGATTCCAAGTCAAACTTCGACTACTTGTACCCGCTACAGCTGTCTATACAAGACAAAATCCAGATCATTGCCAAGGAGATGTATGGCGCTGGTAACGTCGAGTACACCGACGAAGTGCTTGAAAAGATTAAGGCGTTCACTGATAAGGTAATTATAGACACGCTTGCTTTATAAATAACAGGCTAAATTATTTGACATTAAATAGGGGTTTTTTGCTGATGTGGGTAAAATGGCCAAAATTTGTTGGTCGCCCTGTATGCCATCTTTTGTTTGATAAATATCATTCATCATTCTTGTTTAAAAACACTTAACCTGGTCAATGagtgtacggtagaccgcacgtcagtggtaactgtcatgcaccttaactcaatagtaataggtacgattttcctataaaactgttaccactgacctgaagttgactgtaccagaCTAGGCGTATGTTAGATATACTTAAGACTTATTCCCAGTAATTGTAGATAGAAAAACCCAGTGTTCCAATTGAGCATTTTTGAGTCACGTCATTTTCCTCTTCGGATCATATATCTAGATCTTGCTAACCTGGTTATCGCATTCATGAGAATCAATCACTCTGTGTTTCTTCGAAGCGGTTACATCATTTGCCAAGAGAGGCCTGATACTTTATATTGCTTTTAATTTCTTAAATTAGAACTTGTCTAACTAAATGCTGGTAtttttagaagatatttttggGAGTCaattctatttcataaaataaactgtgTGAACAAAACTTACTTAGCCTTAAGAGCTGAGGAGTTTGTTTACTTCctggtacctacatagttaaAAAGTACACATCAAAGCAAATGATATCGGctagtttttatccgggttttGCGCTCCCAAGCTAGATCCCAATATACGCATGTAAAACCGCCGGCGCAAGATAGTATTCCcatattttaaatcatgtaTGTAGCACATATTTACTCGTATCGTATTTATCGTATACATctgtttaaattgttttaaatcagttcagtaacgATAGCTAGTAATTGCAGGGGTACAGATGTGTTTTTTTTCGGGAAAACCCAATGAGATCGTTTTAGCTGTCTAAACAGATCTCTAGCAAGTTATTTTCAGCAACGTGGAAAAATTG from Helicoverpa zea isolate HzStark_Cry1AcR chromosome 20, ilHelZeax1.1, whole genome shotgun sequence includes these protein-coding regions:
- the LOC124640058 gene encoding C-1-tetrahydrofolate synthase, cytoplasmic isoform X2, translating into MVAQPISGTEVARSIENELRQQVAEARTKLASFKPHLAIVQVGGREDSNVYIRMKLRAAENIGISAEHLKLPRDITESELLAKITELNESPYVHGIIVQMPLDSEHPIDGHRITDSVAADKDVDGLNTINEGRVAVGDLSGFVPCTPAGCVELIKRTGVPIAGKNVVVLGRSRIVGTPVSELLKWEHATVTVCHSKTKNLSEITKTADILVVAIGRAEMVRGSWIKPGAVVIDCGINPIPDATKKSGQRLVGDVAYAEAVQVASHVTPVPGGVGPMTVAMLMRNTVQAARRQLDRLLAPAWPLRPLRITPLSPPPSDILIARSQKPKDISELAHEIGLFSNEVSQYGRTKAKISLSVLDRLHSQKGGKYIVVAGITPTPLGEGKSTTLLGLVQALSAHRGRNSFAVMRQPSQGPTFGVKGGAAGGGYSQVIPMEEFNLHLTGDIHAVTAANNLLAAQMDARIFHELTQKDGPLYDRLVPKIKGVRKFSPIQLRRLKRLGITKTDPDTLTEGEKSKFARLNIDTNKIMWNRVVDLNDRYLRKITVGQSPTEKGFTRETAFDISVASEIMAILALGKDVDDIKEKLANMVVALDKSGNPVTADDLGMTGALLVLLRDAFEPTLMQSLEGTPVLVHTGPFANIAHGCSSILADKIAMKLAGENGYVATEAGFGSDIGMEKFFDIKCRASGDTPHCAVIVSTVRALKMHGGGPPVSPGQPLHDVYVQENVELLSKGLCNLGKHISNGNKFGVPVVVAINKHGNDTPAELNLVKEFATKNGAFRAVVCEHWSKGGLGALELADAVIEACDSKSNFDYLYPLQLSIQDKIQIIAKEMYGAGNVEYTDEVLEKIKAFTDKGYDKLPICMAKTSNSLTGDPAIKGAPTGFTLKVNNIFASVGAGFVVPMVGEISKMPGLPTRPCIYDIDLNTKTGEIEGLF
- the LOC124640058 gene encoding C-1-tetrahydrofolate synthase, cytoplasmic isoform X1 produces the protein MWHPDTGVEPVLESIENELRQQVAEARTKLASFKPHLAIVQVGGREDSNVYIRMKLRAAENIGISAEHLKLPRDITESELLAKITELNESPYVHGIIVQMPLDSEHPIDGHRITDSVAADKDVDGLNTINEGRVAVGDLSGFVPCTPAGCVELIKRTGVPIAGKNVVVLGRSRIVGTPVSELLKWEHATVTVCHSKTKNLSEITKTADILVVAIGRAEMVRGSWIKPGAVVIDCGINPIPDATKKSGQRLVGDVAYAEAVQVASHVTPVPGGVGPMTVAMLMRNTVQAARRQLDRLLAPAWPLRPLRITPLSPPPSDILIARSQKPKDISELAHEIGLFSNEVSQYGRTKAKISLSVLDRLHSQKGGKYIVVAGITPTPLGEGKSTTLLGLVQALSAHRGRNSFAVMRQPSQGPTFGVKGGAAGGGYSQVIPMEEFNLHLTGDIHAVTAANNLLAAQMDARIFHELTQKDGPLYDRLVPKIKGVRKFSPIQLRRLKRLGITKTDPDTLTEGEKSKFARLNIDTNKIMWNRVVDLNDRYLRKITVGQSPTEKGFTRETAFDISVASEIMAILALGKDVDDIKEKLANMVVALDKSGNPVTADDLGMTGALLVLLRDAFEPTLMQSLEGTPVLVHTGPFANIAHGCSSILADKIAMKLAGENGYVATEAGFGSDIGMEKFFDIKCRASGDTPHCAVIVSTVRALKMHGGGPPVSPGQPLHDVYVQENVELLSKGLCNLGKHISNGNKFGVPVVVAINKHGNDTPAELNLVKEFATKNGAFRAVVCEHWSKGGLGALELADAVIEACDSKSNFDYLYPLQLSIQDKIQIIAKEMYGAGNVEYTDEVLEKIKAFTDKGYDKLPICMAKTSNSLTGDPAIKGAPTGFTLKVNNIFASVGAGFVVPMVGEISKMPGLPTRPCIYDIDLNTKTGEIEGLF